cccccaagttctcctagcctgcaagccatctctcccccgcagaagcctcccgttcactcccttccccctcctctcctacaacagcccctcccccttcctccaccaccatctcctcccccacctcacacccccctgcagatcaagcctgagcctttcagcccccctctaagtcccaggagcctcctccgtctttgcccccatcacctgtttctcccccacagactgagccagaacccttcagtcccccaccaccgtgggtctccgctctcgagatatctttgcctgctgcttaatagcaggtctgaaaaatgcagcttgtaaagtagtcaattttcaaaagctccaagacataattcaaaggagggaggaagctccctccgagttcttagacagactcactcaagccctattacagtataccagcctggacccagaaacgcctgatggaagacatgtccttatgacatacttcctagctcagagctaccccaacattaaagctaaactcaaaaagttagaacagggccccgctaccccgcagactgagatcctaacagtagcctctaaagtcttccataacggggaggaggagaaagaacgctgtagacaaaaggctgatcaggccaatttccaaatgttggcccagctgataaaaccacaacctgggcgcccttctacaaacaagccccccccaggagcttgtttcaagtgcggacaagaaggacattggtcaagggtgtgcccctcccccagatctcctaccaccccatgccccagatgccacaaaaagggccactgggggtctgattgcccagccacccgaaggggaggctggacgaacaacccccatcctaagccctccgtagtggggctggcagaagaagattgacggggcccgggggcttctcgcccgaccatttccatcaccaaacaggagcccagggttactctaatagtagacggtcgccccatctccttcctcctagatacaggagccaccttctcagtcttgcgagaataccggggccctaccaagcctgccattactcctgtagtcggggtaggaggtaaacagattttcccattaaacccccccccttttatgcacaatccaagataatcccatacctttctcccattccttcctggttatgccccagtgtcccatccctttactaggacgggacatcctttctctccatgtttccataactatatccactcccacagcccccagtactccctttctaatggccctcatagccgacgacccccctctacccaatgaaagctccagttccgtcctcatacaccctgtaaatcccaaagtttgggatattacaagcccctccgtggctctatgtcctcctgcctctatcaaattacgtgactcctctcagtatatctgtcaggcccaataccccctaaccacttcagccctcataggcctccaacccatcattcaagatcttttaaacaaaaagtacttcagacccactcactccccatttaatacccccatattagctgttaaaaaaaccaacagatctttccgccttagttccaaatccatacacccttttatcgtggatccctgcctcggcctcccacttctcagtcctagatctcaaggatgcaattttttctatccctctggacctcccaagattttttacagaaaatggctcctctctgacctgcccgttcccaaaaccaagacagaaatcctttcctttctaggcctggctaggtattttagagtgtggatccctaacttctccctgtcgGCAaaacccctatacgacctcagcaagggcccccctgaagaaccattatcctcctcaccccgacactccttcattaagctccatcaagCCCTTGTTGAAGCCCCAGCTCttcatcttcctgatttgtcaaagcccttctcattgtacattcatgagaggtccagtcaagctccaGGAGTCCTAgaccaacattatggcccatcctttgccccagtagcttatctttccaagcaattagaccccacagttcggggatgggccccctacctatgggcattagccgctggacagttcttgcagaaggaagctcataaactgacattcggggtgccccttaccattctgtccccacatcacctaaaggatctcttaacctacaaaagtttacagactctccctccagactcctgaccttactgtcctctttcctccaaaatcccattcaccccctttgccatccatactggaatcatgactttttcctcctttactgctccctcgctctctctcgctttttttcctcattcctattgtcttccccaccaccccagcctcctttgtatggcgattcaaagtcagacagacttacacacagcatcaaacaaaaattactgccctcattgccacatcagactgccctctgaaaggctgctccgagcctttatacctctactttcctccctccaccgaagtgttcactagcagctacctttattctccctacctctgcttcctctatgaccaaaaacaagcctgttgcaggcgatggccagacacctacaggggatgtccctactggtcttgcgccattcactacatgggtaactcctggtacccacagtattactcctccaacccattctcttcaatactaacaaaccccttccttacctagctttggcccattgcaggccctataataataattctcctcgcctgtctcttcttgccttgtaaagtttttcaaatcccaagttggtaaaatctctaatcaaactttcaaccagctttcactcaggaactaccagcttttagccacagaagatccctcaccctcacgtaacctcctcaccacacgctgagatggacccctctctccgctggaaactgttcctggaaacaatggccgcagacgcctggcttctggcacccgtatcctcttggcaccattagaatcaacaagtcctcgatctatggttacagggaaccttcattgatttccaacctgaagaagtccacatctactcatccttactgtgcggagtcctatcaaccctttcctcccagtcctcaagccctcactcccttctccgcccccattcagcaggaagcagtcagagagaaagcaacgtccacaaccccatagaggagaaagaggggaatgaagggcccccacccataagatggtggacttcctgcttctcttccaggtccttggttcctgccggcgccacctgaagcccaatcacccctcgcccccgtaatcccagcacctagccaatagccaccagccctgtagaagtgacacctaTATCAGCTCATgctccttcctatataacccagcacctttccctaataaagcagaattctccggtgaattgctgctgtgtgttgctcccttcctttcagggaGGACTTTGATGTGATTAAGGTTCTGCTAATTAGAGGCACTTCCTTGAGATTTGGACCTGGTTCCCAGGTCCTTTGTGGAAACAGGAGAGAAATGGCTGTTATTTGCTAGTGTGGCCTGTACTGAGTTGTGTGGTTCTGGAGCTACGAGCTGTAGGAATGGTTTACTAGTTCAGCAAGAGCCAGGTCCGAGCCAGCAGCTCCCTTATGGCATGGACTTCAGTCATCTCTAGAGTCCGTTTCTTTAGCTAACCAACTGCCCTCCTCTAGTTAGTGATACTAAATCCTTCTCTTCGCTGCAAAGCTAGTTGTCTTACCTTGTTCATTTGCTGGTTGAGACAAAATGACTAGAATCTTAACTTTAACCTTGATCTCAGATTCCTTTCCCCCAAAACTAGTTTTAGACTATCCTgttcacttttttgtttttatgtgtgaTTGATAGATTACCTTATATTGAACTTTACCCCAGAATTATGTTGGTGTCTAGTCATAAAAACTACTTCCATCTTCATTGATCTATTTAATTATTGATAATTATTGACATATGAATTGGCACATGAATAAGCATGTAACATGTAAAACATATATCCTGATGGTCTAATAGTCACAGAAAGGGCTGAAACATTTTGCTATTTATCAAAACATCAGTAACTGGTACTTCCTTTTCAACGAAAAGGCAGCAGTATCCCATTATGTAAGTCATGCTAGCCTGTATTTCCTGACATCTCGTGACTACTCAATGTTAATGTGGTGTTAACTGAGGTGTCACTATAGACTCTTTTCTGATTGTCTTCTGGACTTATTTTTACCCTAGAGTTTGCTGAAACTCTGCTATGAAAAATGGATTCAGACATTTCAGGCATTCTGAGTGCCAGATGGAGAGGCACTGATTTAACTGGGCAAGACTGTGCTCAGTAATTCTAAAATTAGGATATATTCCTCAAACGCCTTCTCTCAGCCCTTAAGAGTTTTGGCCCCTTGGCTAGATACAGCCACAAGGGCAGAGCAACTAAAGAAGTCAGACTCTGAGCCTTGGTGGAGAGTGCATTTCCATTCTGCCGGTTCTGTGCAAAGAGCTCACGGCGAACTCACTGCCCAACAGCACACAGGCTCCTCATGAAGTGAAGCAGGGAGCACCCACTTCGGAAGAAGTAACAAACATTCTGTCTCAGATTACGAACTGAAAGAGGAATTTGTTTATTGAGGGAAAAAGGATGCAAGCAATATAAAAATCAGAAGCTTATCTGGCTTTGGCTTTTCTTTATGTTTGTCTAATGGGGGTTTGACTTTATTTGTACATATTCTAGGGTCCTCATCAGCTCAAGAAGTCGTTATACAGGGGGAAGCTGTGGGGCAGATCCTTAAGTGACCCTTTGGGAGAACTCTTATCAGGGAGGGAGTACTGTTCAATGCTGCCTACTTctttcccttctgcttcatgtGTAGTACAAAATAGTCATTGCACGCAATGGTGAGCCCAGCAATTAGTGAAAAGAAGCTCTGGAAGCCCACTCTGCCATCTCGGCATTGGTCCAGGTCCTTCATTATTTTGTCCACCGCTAGAGGGTCTTTTTGattctaaaaagaaataaagaacaaatacaaaaaatatcAGTCAATGGCTGCAACGATGAACTTCTCTGATAAGTACTGATAACCACCCAACTATTTGAACTCTTATTTTAGGTCATAAGTAACCTTTGGAGGTCATCTCAATGTATTTTTCTGCCTTGAAGGAAAATTTCAGTAAATTCACATTTGTTCTAAGCTAGAAAAGATGTTTCCATGGTATTCTTTCATATAACTATAGGGAACCTTAGAAACTGCCTACTTCTAGAAAGAGGAGATTCAGGGCCAAAGAGGCTGGACCCAGACCTGTGAATTCTCAGTCCACTGCTCTTGCCACTTAGAACCCAGTATGGCCTTCTGACCTGCTCTGCTTCCAGTTCAACTGTTTCCTAAGTTCTTAAAATCCCAAGATTCTGCCTAAGAACACCCTAAACTCCCCATTTTGTAATTTAAacttacagtttaaaaaaaaatgtttattcaaatgtTACTGATAGCATGGCCAGATcttttataaaaaggaaactCCTTATGGAAATGCCTCCTAAGATTATTTAGGGAGTAAGTTTCAAATCATTCCTTTTCCTGATGATGGTTAGAAGTGGGAAAGTGTGGCTTCTCCATAGGATCAACTAGGGAGGGAAATATGACCCTTTAGAAGTGTTCAAGGGTTCAATGAATTCCATTGATTGTATACATGAGTGAGGGAACTGACACTCTGTGGTCACAAGTGTTCTAGTTGTTTACAACTGCACTCAGAAATCCCTCAAGGTAAAGGCAGTAGCATTTCCTACACGAGGACTGCAAAGTCCTATCCTAAGCAATCAACTAAAACCTACTCTGCAGCTGCCTCCACTTTTGGTGAGTTTCAGTTAATTCTGGCTTCACCCATAGCTTCCTGGCTGTGGTCAGGAGTGAAATTTAGATGACATAAGGGGTCAACTTTAGAAACAAAATGTTCTGTCAAAGCAGAGTGTGGGTGTGCCTGGAATAAATGCCACACTATGTGTGGTGCTCTGTGCTACAGCACACTCTACATCTCTCATGCCAGAGCTTCTAGGGAGGAAGGGTCTGTGTCTCACATGATGTTCATCCTGGCCTCTAACTTAATGCAACAGCGTAATTGACTGTATTTAGTGTAACGAGGACGACTTTTTGTTGGAGTGATAGGTAGGTTTACAATGAGCTTGTTTTGTCTTGCATTTTATGTTTGTCTGGAAGGATCTGCAATAGTGAAAATGACCTTGGGGACACCCACGTGGAGCTCTTTCATTCACATTGGAGggcactgaggcccagaaagctgAAGCAGCCTGCCCAGCAGCAGGGCGGAGCCACAGTTAACTTGTGGCCTGTGATTGTATCACAGGACTATATAAAAGCAGAGCAAAGGCATATTCTAACTCACCTTGGCATAGCACTGCGGTAACTGTGGATCTGAGGTCACAGTTAGGCTGTTTCTGTCGATTTAACCGAGACTGATGATATGTAAATCATAGTGTAGTATAAAACCCCATGTTTACTGAGTCAGGGTCAGGGGCTTAACGAATGTGCTATCTACACCAGGCAGATGACAAGATGCCTTTACCATCATCTCCCTTTACCTGTGAGAGGCCAAGACATTATTCCACACCAAGCACAGTGATAATCCTTTCACGTGACTACAGTTGTGGCAGGGAAAGATGGACTTGCATTTCAATCTAACATCTTGTCCAGCAATGTTTCACCTTCAGTTAAATACAACAACCATCTCCTGAGGGGCTACGATGTAAAAGAACAACTGTGCCTGTGGCCTAATGTCTGGGTGATGTGTTGGAGCTGATGGCAGAGTCCTCCTCTAGTCTTCATGGATTCCTCAGTCTGTCAAAGGTGAGGCATAAACTCAAGCTGTGTTCCTGTGTTCTCACAGCATTTTCAATGTGAAAAGCAGTTATTTCTGGAGTACTGCCTGGCTCTCACTCAACAGATGCCTGACACCATTCCTTTACAGATTggagtaggaaaatatttttttaaagcctttttcTGAAGGGATTTAAAAAGGGAGATTCAAGTTGCTCAAAGTGGATGTGGACAGAATGTGACCTGACGTGGCCCTTCTCTGGTTGATGACTCTGTGACTCTGTGGTGAAAGGCCTTTTTCCCACAACTCTCAATGGATGCAGATGACTCTAAATGGAATCTAACACCTTGTCTTGTGATTATCTGTAGTTTTATCTCACCTCCAAACTGTAAACTCCTTGACAGCAGGGGCTACATCTTCTCTACCTTCTGCTTCCCTTGCAGTACCTTACAAATAGCAGGCACtcaatgtttaataaataaaCGAAGACACCTTCCCAGTAGTGACCTCCACAGGGAAAGGatggaaagaggaagggaaaacagCCAAGACCTAGgagcattgtttttttttttttatgtctttttttctgagcTTTCAGTACTTACTTCCAAAAATCCAGGGAACTCCTTTTCCATGAGTACTCTCAGGTCCTCCTTTGTTAAGTAACCTTTCTCCCCAGCAAATTTGTGAAATGTGAACATCATGGTTTCCATGGCGTGTTCCATCTGAGATGGCATTTTGGTGAGGTCTGCTGAAACCTTTTAAAGGATGTAAAGAAACAGACTTTCCTTTAACTTTTGAGCCACATGGATCGCCAGTTCTTTGTGGATAACTGGAAGGAAGATGATTAGATCATGCATTTTATCCTTTCCTGCTCTAAAATTCAATAAACCTAAGGACTAATTCACCCCAGGTTTTGGATCTCCTGCTGATGGGAATGGGCACCTAAGTGATCTGAATGTGAGGGATTTGTCTACTTGCCTGCTAACTGTCTACAGCACCTACTGAGGAACAAAAACTCCAATCATTTGGAAAAGCAACAGCAGTGTCCCCCTTTTTAACTGACAAAGCACCTACTGAAAGAAACATAATTTCTCTTGGCACTCATAAATGGGACTCTCAGATATGGCTGAATCACACCCAGTTAATATGAAAACTTAAACCTCCAACCTTAACTAGGCAACCTGGTTCAGTCTAATTCTAAGGTTTAGAAGTCTGCTTAcaagtgtattttgtctgttgGGTATGTATTCTTTACTAAAGTTCTGAACTTTTTATTGATTACAATAAAGACATTTGCATCTTTGGTAGTAAAATGCAGTTGCCCTACCTTAGTGAAAGATACCCAAAGCTCATTATCTAGTTTCTTGAAAAGAAACAAGAGTATATCCTAATTCCCTTAGGGACCTGATATATTTTTGGCAGCAAGGACAGAAGAGCCACTCTCCAGTCTGGGGTGCAGCAGCACAGCAAGAGCTTTTCATCAGGAAGAGCATACACGAAGGCAAGGAGACACATCAGAGCACTATATTCAGGTGTGATGATCTGGGGACTCATGTCTCATAAAGACCCATGCTTGGGACTTAACAGGAGGTCATGGATTTTGGTTTAATTGGAAGGAATGCTTTGGCCAGAACACAGTAACTTTGACTAACATCACCTAAAATCACTTCTGGATAGAAGACAGGTGAACTTAAAATGAAGACTGTAATATACCActcgaagaaaaaaaaaagcacaatagGTTTTGAGCAAAGGTTGTTTGAAGGAGAGACTGGCACCATGCCCTGCTGGACAGTACCAACAGGAACCAGGGACATGGTTTTGGTCTGGTTCTTGCTGCTGATAGATCCATATTCAACACAGATTCCTAAGTGCTATCTCTTACAGAGGAGAAGGTGGAGTAAGCTGGTGACCACGAAAATTGAGCAATTACACTTAAGAATCATAAATTCCATCCCGAGTCCCCAGAAAAGTACAGGAATCAACATGCCAAAGAATATGCTACTCTAGAGAATGCTATAAACCAAAATCTGGAAGGCAGTTCTCCTGGAGACAGCAGCAAATTAATGCGACGAATTCCACAGGACCACACCCTTTCCCCTCTCCTACAGATCTGGCTTGTCCTCATCCCCGATAAGGTTTCAGATGGCAGTGGGCTTAGAGTGATTGGTTCTGGAAGGCCAGCAATTTAAGAGAACAAAACTGAATGAGTCACCTATGACAGAAGGATGTGGGATCCCACTCCAATTCTGAAATAACTCACGTAAGGGGTCAGTGGGCAGAGGTTTAAAAATATCTGTGCCCAAGCTAAGAGTGGCAGGGCACTTCATGAGCAATTAATTCCCAAATCCCAGGAACTGGCACTGGCTGTAGGACACTTGGTTCACTGTCTTCACAAGGCAGAGCAGAAGGCAAGTACACAGCAAAGCcagaggagaaggaaagggagtGCACCAAGGGAAGGACCCCTGAAGTAGGAGAGTGGGCTAGCTTAGCAACTTGTAAGACATAAAAGTCATACACTGAGGTGATCATGGCCACCCCTGAAGGTCTACTTAAAGGGCGTGAAGCCAGCCCTTCCTGAGTGAGTGCTCAGGGCACTGCGGTCCCACCCTCTTCCTGCCCACACTCATGAAGTCACCGAGCTTTGTGCTCTGGAGACACATCCCTGCCCTGCTGGCTCCCCACTCCTCCTCCACCTCActgttttatttaacaaatggGTTGTGACTACAGCAGCCAGCTGATTCCCTATTTGTCTTGTAGACCTTCTGCAGTAAGAATGTAGAAGAAGGGCTAGCCAGGAGATTGAAGGTTGGGAAGGCAAAAACAGCTTTGAAAACCAGGAGAGATGACCTTGGTCTCATCAGTGACGCATGCTCTAGAGGGCCCTGGCCCAGGCTGTGAGCAAGTTATTCTGTTATGAAGGAGGGTGAAGCcaaaggaaaaggggagaaatGTGATTAAAATTGTTCTCGTGGCTAATGGATGAATCGTGTTGCTCTTCTCCTTGTGCAGTCCCCAAGTCAGCCTAGGCAAGGTTTGCCTGGGTGGGGCTGATTGCAGTACCAACGCCATGATTCTGGGTGGTTCTGGGCAATGGTGGGGCTGGGACCCAGATACCCTTCTGTTGGAGAGTCTGGGCCTGGGGCCGAGAGGCAGCAGTGCTTCCTCTGTGCCCTGACAGCTTACTTCTGCACCTGAACACTCAATCCATTGAAACATTTACCTGGCTCTCTACCTTAAAGTTCCTCTAGGTTAAGAACTGtgaatcattttgttttattcataaaCCATTAATGCTAAATGAGTGAAATGAATCAAACAATCCCCATGGCAGAAGCTGAGGTGCAAGTTTGACTACCAGGTCTGGGCTGAAAACCTTGAGGCTCAGAGCTCAGTGGGGAGATGTGAGAGCCGGGCAGGGCTAGGTAATGGGCCTCAAAGGGGCTATGCATGAATGGAACAGTACAGTGCAAAGGAAAGCATGTTCCATAAGCAGCAGCAGAAGTATAGTCCTGCTAAACAGGTCTGGTCAGACCCTGACAtgacttctctgtttctcttctcactcttgccattttctcatgttttttgGTTCATACCCGTCTATTCCGTGCTCCTCTAGCTCTGCCCTCAATACAAGAAAGGATTGTTTGTGGGCAATACAAGATCTAACTACCTCACTGTTCACTCACTTTTTAATCAATTTATTCTGGTATCTGTATATCCGCTGTATGTTTGCCTGGGCAACAGGCCTCAAGAATGGAGGCTCAGGAGTCCATAGTCTTTATGTATATAGTTTTGTCTATAGTAAAGAATTCTGAACTTGACAAATTTAGTCACAGTGGTGGGAATTCAACTTTTCCATTTTGGTTCTCCAACACTGAACACTGCTGCTTCTCAGCCCACTAGGCTGTGGGCTCCTTAAGAAGGGTCCCAGTAGCTAGGACCCTACCTCTTCATAGACAATGCTTAATGAATTGGTAAGAATGATATTGACAATAATATAAATTTCAATGTTCCTGGGAGTAGCAGGGAAGCTGTAGGCTTTCTTCAAAAAGTGTCTGCTTGTGACCCATTTCAAATGTTTGTTCTGGACCTATGTCCAGATCCATGCCCTAATTTGAAAAAGTACACTTGTGAAGAGCAAGAGGTCTGATTTACTTTGCTCATCTGTGTCTTGTCCATACCCTAATTTTCTTGTAGCCCACCAAGGAAATAATTGGCAGGATATCAGTAAAAACAAGTATCTGTTATTATAACAAAACTACAACTGTTATTTATAATGTGTTTGAGGTTTCTTTTGgggattttgaaaagaaaaaaaaatttttttaactgaaccCAGAAGGCATTCTTGAATTTGATCCCTatagaaaatttagaagaaataagTTGAGGCAATGGATCTGGATCCAGGCTGACTCTCCCACCTTTCCCCAAACAAAACTTGTCCACTAAAAAAGTGGGCAACAAAGGAAAAGTTCCAGATGCAATCCAATAGGAAGAAAGATCTCAGAAGTCTTTTCTACCCCAATGAGCACATCTATTTTTCCTTGAAGAGTTGTCAGGTATTAGTCTGAATTGGCAAACCAAAGCTACTGTGACAACTGCTATTAAATCCATTGATGAGTTGGGCTAAGAATCAAGGACCAGGAAGAGTGCtgaaaattgttaaaaataagtaaattagctCTTTTTGCTTTTGATGTGAGATTCCTAAATTGTTGAGTCCTCAGGAAAATGagcttaaaaaaatactaaaactcTAGTACATTCTTCTCAGTATTCTGCCTGCTAATTTATACACTGTAATCCTGAACAGATCCCATTGTTTCCCTCAACTTTAAAAGACTGGACTGTGTCCAAGGGCATACCAAGTGGGTAGTGCTCTAAAAAAGTCACGTTTTTGGAACTGTCGTGGAAAGCAAGGAGGCACCCAGTCTCAGCTCTACCCAACCCAGTCTCAGGCTTGAGAGGGGGTCTCAAACCTGACCGCACTGGGGTGGCTGCTTGAGAGGCTGGTCAGAAGCCAGACATGGAAGGAAAAGGACCCATGTGATATTGTATGCAAAAAAAGCCAGGGAAGAGCATCACCTAGAAATCAGGGTGCTTTATATACCAAGTATACTCTCAAGAAAATTTGAAGAACTGAAATAAGAAACTCCAGATGGTGGATCAAGGACCACATTGAAGAAAGTAGCTTCTGGCGAACAAGAAAGGTACGTACCGTTCAGAAGAGATCATTAAACAGAAACTGCCCCAACCTCTGGTATTACCTTTTGCAATTGTGCTGCAACACACTGGAGGCAAAGATCACTAAGAGGGTGTTCGACTGAACCTTGCCTCACCTGAAGAGCAGAATATATAAATCCACTGCTGTAGGCTGAAACTCAAgctgcaggggaaaaaaaaaaatctgcctctACTGCAGAGCCTTTAACGGGAAAAGCTACCTCCCGGGCCGAGCGGACGCAGCGCGTGGGCAGGCTTACCTAGATATGCCACAGTGGATCTACCACAGCCCTGCCAATCTAATGGCTGCCCTCCCCACAGTTCACTCAAGAAAACCTCTCTTTCAGTTGCCAGCCAGTCTTGGTGTGACTCATTTCCTCTGGAAAAATGCCCTCTAAGAGGGTACAGTTTCCCCTTTTCTTAAGGGAGTGTTCTGCCGGAACCATCTGCAGAGGTATCCGGAACCATCAGAGCCACACCCACATGCTCTCACAGCTGAGTCATAGGCCTCCACTAGGAGAATCTGGGAGCCCTTTGTGCTAACCACACCCTGCAGATTGCTCCCGGCTCCCTTTGGGAGAGAAGGGCTGGGCTTAATATATTCCAGAGGCTGGCCTAGGGCTCTGCTCTGCCTGGCCTGTAGCTGCTCAGCTTTCCTCACCACCCCCGCCCAACTTGGCAGAATCCTGGTTTCAAGTACATGGAACCTGGCCGAGGCTGGAAGGTGCAGTGCCCAGGGCTGGAGAAAGCACCATTCCTTCGGCCAAGCTCAAGTTGTGACCGGGTGCCAACCGCACTTCTATCTGTTCCACTGCACTGGGCCAGGTTTATCTGGGTTGGAAAGTCACCAAGACAGCTCTACCTCTACCTCATTATAGTTCCAATTGTTTAAGATAGCAAGTAGGGAACACTTTCAATGGTGAAATCTCTTCATATAGTGCCCTCTCCCCCACTGCCCCTAGAAAAACTGCtttataaagaaactaaaaaccCCCTCTCCCCTCTCAGTGGTATGACCTTCCCGCCCAGCAAACAACAAAAAGCTTGACCTACAGCATCTGGGCGAAGGTCTGACGAGTATCCTTTAGAAAGGGAATCCGACCGCCAACTGCCAGCGGctgccccacccaacctccccggCCCTCCCGGAGCCCCCTGGGAGGGAGCTACGAATACTGGACAGAGGTCAACCTGCAGCCAGGAGCCTACGAAGAAACACGCTGGCCAGGCCAGGGGGCGACAAACGGGGCTTCGGCTGACTCGCGGGGCTAGTCGCAAAGTAGGAAAGTGGAGTAAAGAATGATAAACAGAAAGGGAGGAGAGCGAGCAGAGACCTCGGGGAAACAACACCCGGGTCCTGTAGTAAAGGACCCGTGTCCCCTCGTTCCGCCCGCTAGGATCTAAGGAGGGCGCTGCTGGCCTTGCCCATGTGTGGCTCAGAGCGCCCAGCAGCCGATatccccagcccagcctccctcCGCGGCCAGGACACCACGCCACGAAGCCAGGCCTGCCGCGCCGGAGCAGCCGATGCCGGGGTCTCCCTGAGCGCCGCGCCGGGGCCGGGGCTGCGGAACTCACCTTGGCCGGTGGCGTGACTGGGACGCTCGGCTGGGTGGGACGCGCAGCCAGGGAGGAGAGCTGGGCCGG
The sequence above is a segment of the Manis pentadactyla isolate mManPen7 chromosome 4, mManPen7.hap1, whole genome shotgun sequence genome. Coding sequences within it:
- the S100A10 gene encoding protein S100-A10, with the protein product MPSQMEHAMETMMFTFHKFAGEKGYLTKEDLRVLMEKEFPGFLENQKDPLAVDKIMKDLDQCRDGRVGFQSFFSLIAGLTIACNDYFVLHMKQKGKK